The Spirosoma foliorum genome has a window encoding:
- a CDS encoding ABC transporter ATP-binding protein yields the protein MAEVILRHIAKAYPGGPKVINDVNIDVKDREFVVLVGPSGCGKSTLLRMIAGLEDITDGDLLIDGQRINDRAPKDRDIAMVFQNYALYPHMTVYDNMAFGLKLRNMASTEIRQRVTNAARILEIENLLDRKPKDMSGGQRQRVAIGRAIVRNPQVFLFDEPLSNLDAKLRGQTRIELQKLHRELQATMIYVTHDQIEAMTLGDRIVVLRNGDVLQYDIPLVLYNQPANLFVAGFIGSPPMNFLSGRIVNSDKKISFESTGGTVRIDLSTSIHQPALVAYEGREVTLGIRAEHIREQPIGLPQQNYSAEMATLIDAIEHMGSEILAYFLIEDRRFVAKLPGGASVTFGQPIVLFWELDKLHFFDTQTEQAIR from the coding sequence ATGGCTGAAGTTATACTACGTCACATTGCCAAGGCTTACCCAGGTGGACCGAAGGTGATCAACGATGTCAATATTGACGTTAAAGACCGCGAATTTGTCGTGCTGGTTGGGCCGTCGGGTTGTGGCAAGTCTACGTTGTTGCGGATGATTGCCGGTCTGGAAGATATCACCGATGGAGACCTGCTGATTGATGGACAACGTATTAACGATCGTGCTCCGAAAGACCGCGACATTGCCATGGTATTCCAGAATTACGCGCTTTACCCACACATGACCGTTTACGACAACATGGCGTTCGGGCTGAAGTTACGGAACATGGCCAGTACTGAAATCCGACAACGCGTGACCAACGCGGCCAGAATACTGGAAATTGAGAATCTTCTTGATCGAAAGCCCAAAGATATGTCGGGTGGACAGCGACAACGCGTGGCTATTGGGCGGGCTATCGTACGAAATCCACAAGTATTCTTATTCGATGAACCGCTCAGTAATCTAGATGCCAAACTCCGCGGTCAGACGCGTATCGAGCTGCAAAAACTTCACCGCGAGTTGCAGGCCACGATGATTTACGTTACTCACGACCAGATCGAGGCCATGACTCTCGGCGACCGGATTGTGGTACTACGTAATGGCGACGTGCTACAATACGATATACCTTTAGTGCTGTATAATCAGCCCGCTAATTTGTTTGTTGCCGGTTTTATCGGTTCACCCCCAATGAATTTCCTGTCCGGTCGAATTGTCAATTCAGATAAAAAAATAAGTTTTGAAAGTACAGGGGGTACCGTTCGGATTGACTTGTCAACGTCGATTCATCAGCCGGCCCTGGTGGCTTATGAAGGCCGCGAGGTAACGCTTGGGATTCGGGCGGAGCACATTCGGGAGCAGCCCATTGGTTTGCCGCAACAAAATTACTCCGCTGAAATGGCAACGTTAATTGACGCCATAGAGCATATGGGTAGCGAAATCCTGGCCTATTTTCTAATTGAAGACCGTCGGTTTGTCGCTAAGCTTCCCGGTGGGGCGTCCGTTACGTTCGGTCAGCCGATTGTTTTGTTTTGGGAACTTGATAAGCTTCACTTCTTCGATACACAAACTGAGCAGGCAATTCGATAA